The Sorex araneus isolate mSorAra2 chromosome 7, mSorAra2.pri, whole genome shotgun sequence nucleotide sequence AGACTGATAATCTTATTTTATACTCTTACCCAAATGCTATAagaacttttaattaatttgtgcatatataaaatttattgtattaatttattaaatttttctctttgtagACTTTCTGCTGATGAAGTAGTACAATGGTCACAATCTCTGGACAAACTGCTCGCTAATCAAAGTAAGATAGACTAAGTATCAACTGCTTCTGGGTTCAGCTTGATGTTCCAAGAAATTGAATAGTGTCACTAAAGTATAGTGTTCCAGGGTGGATAGTGTATAGTTTTATTCTCGATTATCTGTAATTACAGTACCTTCATCTTGCCTCATCTTGTAGTATAGCTTTGGCAAAGGACCCAGTTTTTCCACTGTCATTCAGATAAACCTACCAAGACAGGTGCTTCTAACATTTATTAtaggaacaaaattaaaaataagtctaGGATTCTGaggtataaatttttttaaactaaccaTAATTTTAAAGGCTAAATAGAGTTCAACGTGTGAGCTGCCATTCTGAATGCTCAAAAATATATTGTGGTTCAGTAAGACAAAGGGCAAGTATTTCATTAGGTCAATTATTTTATCACTCATACATCCACTAACTCATTCATTCAGCTTACTTTAATGTGGCATGAAggattcaaaaacaaaactgtagTCACCTCACTATTCTGGAGGTGATTGAGACAGAGTAATATAAGTGCTTTCTATATACCATGCTACGTGTTCGCATGGAGATCATATAGAGAATTTGAAAGCATTGTGTGGGCATTTCTAGTGAGAGAAAATAAGGAATGGAAGAAGCCTGCTTCCCTCTCTTCGTCAGCATTGCAGATTCACTGAGCAGTGTATGAACCACTTGATCTCTAGAATGAGAGGATCCTCTGTTCTCCACAAATGCTCTAAAAAGTCTTTCTTGGATCAAGTAACTTCTTGGGATCAAGTAGCTTTGATATGGTTCATCCTCAGAACATGAGGCTTTAACTCTGTGGTGGGCCATTGCCTTACATATGTGAAGCTTTAGGCTCAATCTATTGGGATATCTGGTTAATCCTTTTGCTATTTTTGACTTAGTTCATGACTCAAATAAATCATGATAGAAAAGCAGGCCCTATTAAAAACCCTCTGTAATACAAGCAAGCACGCTCAGTATATCAAGCACATGGGGAGTCAATAGGCTTCAAATTCTCTGACAGATCTGAAATGGACAGGCTATTTTATGTTAATGACTAGCCTGACTTTAATGCCCTTTGCCAAGATTTGCTGCTTTAAGATAGCCTCTGCTCTGACTGACTTggaaaatatcagaaaagaaaTTGTACTTTAATCTGCAgagcaaaatattaaattaattagtAAAGGGAAGTAAGGGACATTCTGTAGTCTTAACTAAGCAGTTTTGTGATTAGGATGGATAAGCATTTCTGGTCCAGATGAACAATACATGAAGGGACATCTAAGTCCTTCCTTCTCCAAGCAGCTGCTTCCAGAGAAATCTACCTCCCCACAGAAATATCTCAATAGTATATttatggaaattaatttttaagctgTTTATTGGTGGCATATTTAATTAAACAATCATACCCACTCTCTTTTTTAGCTGGTCAAGATGTCTTTGGAAATTTTCTTAAATCTGAATTCAGTGAAGAGAATATTGAATTCTGGTTGGCTTGTGAAGACTATAAAAAAACGGAATCTGACCTTTTGCATTGCAAGGCAGAAAAAATCTATAAAGCATTTGTGCATTCAGATGCTACCAAACAAGTGAGTattaaattcatcatcatcagtTTGTTTCTAAAGAAACTTAGATGCAAAAATAACATTCAGGACACTGAGAATCATGAGAGTAATTTACTGCTATAAATTTAGAGTATTTCTATATACTTCTGATATGAATGTTGAGTGTTCTACATTAATGGATATTTGAACACAGCAGGTTGAAAGGACTGATTTTGCCAAACTAGTTAACATGATGCTAATGGAGTCAGGAACCTAACCCTAATGCACTGGTCAGCATTCATGTCAGTGTGCTTGTGACAGAAGGGTGGAAACTTTTTCCTGCCAAGGGCAATTTAGAGACTTATAACATCATCTGAGGGTCATAAAATACAGGCAGATGGTCCACAGGCAACTGATGAGAAACACAAGTATTTGTCCTGTTGTATACCAGGGCCAGATCATATGATCTTGTGGTCCTTACCTGGTCCACAGGCCAGATGTTCCTTGTCCTTGCTTTATGAGCTAGCCCATTTGGGACCAAAACACAAATTAAACATGATGCATAAAATTGCAgcagtaaaaatatttcattagtaACAGTGCCCACCTCCAAGTTACATTCTTGATCCTAACAAAAAATAGCTATCAAAGTATTTCTCCTAAAAGGCTTAAGAATTCACTCATTCTTTTCAATGCATGCATTATCTTGTGTAGATATTTAAGTTACTTGTTTCTGACTCTAAGGCCTCTCCCAACTATATCTTGAATCAAGTTGGAGCAAAGACTTTTcgatatattttttaacttcctTCACCCTGGCACATGGCTGCTTTAGAAGCATTCAAACTGATATTTGCACTGATTTAAATGAGGGATTCAAATCACTGCTTAAGATGCTTCAAGAAGCACAATAAAATTGTAAGTTACACAATACACTGCAAGTGGGTATGATCTCATGAGAATTTCTCTTTTAGATCAATATTGACTTCCGCACTCGAGAATCAACAGCCAAGAAGATTAAAGCACCAACCCTCACCTCTTTTGATGAAGCCCAAAAACTCATATACACTCTTATGGAAAAGGACTCTTATCCCAGGTTCCTTAAATCAGATATTTACTTAAATCTTCTGAATGAACTTCAGGCAAATAGCCTAAAGTGACCTTTTTCTGGATGGAGGGAACTAGAGGTAATAGCAAGTGCATTGGGAATGTGCCATGACGACTCCCTGGGCAAACAGTATGGCCTTTTGGGGTGGCTGAGCAGAACAGTCTAAGAGGAAATGATTCAGAATGGATAAACACGGACACCATCCAGCTACAGGATTGAAGAAGCATAAGTAATAAAATCGAGAAACAGCAgaagaagaaacagcagagatATAATGGCATTATCCTAGAATGGAGCGGGCCTACCTATCAGAACATCCCTCAGAACTAAGAAGGCCAAGGAACGCCATTTGCACAGACACCGTGCATACAAATTTTGAAACAAATGAACATACTATAAGCTTTGGAGTTGGCCGATATCCACACTGCACATGTTACTATGGACAGATTGTATTAAGCTAATGAAATCTCTTTAACTTATTGAATGGCTGTTTTAAAAGTAGGCTTTGAGATGACCATTTCTATTATTGACCCAAAGTTTTTTTCTACTATGGTTTATTGACTTGAAAATGATGAAGAAGAGAACAACGAGTTTAAATTAAGCTGGAAAATGAGAATATATCTGTAAATTAATTTATCATTGTAATAATAAATGtgaattttgtattaaaatacacagaaacaattcactgtcactgtcactgtcatcccgttgctcatcaatttgctcaagcaggcaccagtaacgtctccattgtgagacttgttactgtttttggcatatcgaatatgacatgggtagtttgccagactctgccatgcgggcgggatactctaggtagcttgctgggctctccaagaggggcagaggaatcaaacccgggtcggtcgcatgtaaggcaaatgccctacctgctgtgctactcttTGTATTTCCTTGCTATTTCAAAAATCCAGCAtagatcttttattttatgtcaCTCCAATAATTAAAATCACAGGAACTAGAGGTAGATAAGGTACTTTCCTTACACAGGGCTAATCAGgcttttattcccagcaccaccatatatggttgcctgagccctgccaagtgtAGTTCCTAAGCATGGCTAGAGCAATGACTGGATATggccaagcaccactggatatgaacAAGAAAAAAACGAAGGTCCACCAtctaattaataatatattttatatgttgtgTTATAAGTTGGACAGAATTCATTATCTATTATAACTGTGTATAAAAATCAAACTGATTTCATATTTCAAACCAATAGAAGACTGAAAAGATATTTCAAGAAGTAATCTAACAGCTGATATTTTATTGTGATTCAAAGTTTATAAAATTCATGTGTCTTTTTCCATTGTTAATAGCAATTCTATGACAGTTGAGGCTCAGAAAAACTAAATCACTAGTTTCCAAGTTTTGTTATCAAATTGTCTGAtgttaaaaacaagcaaaatgttTGTTTTAGGATCTTATCTTAGACTGACTCAGAATCTCCATGGAGTAGgaaatagaaatttatattttatttattattgggtGCAGGAGTGCTTTGactacatctggtggtactcatggctcatggcttattcctggttctgtgttcaagggtcacttctgtctgcttaggagactatatgcagtgctaggaataaaGCAAGGGCCACATGTCAGAACAATAGTACTAAATGGTACAGTACAGCctatagggtatttgccttgcacatagctgaccaggttcaatccctagcatctcacatggttccctgaacactaccaggaggaattcctaaatgcagagtttGGAtttacctctgagcatcactgggtttggcctccaaattaaaaaaaaaaaaaagcaaaccaaaaacccAGGGGTCACATACTATTTCTTAGGTCCCAAGAGTGtgtatattaaaaagaaaacccaggCACTGAAATTATAGAGGGCagataggaagtttgccttgaacacagcagatccaagttcaattcctggcaatcCCATATAACCCCCCCAAAACATACCAGGAGTATGCtcagagtgaggaataagccttgagcattgcttggtgtggcccaaaaattaaaaattaaaaataaataaataggggctggagtgatagcacagaggatagggcatttgccttgcatgcagccaacccgggttcgattcccagcatcccatatggtcccctgagcacggtcaggggtaattcctgagtgcagagccaggagtgacccctgagcatcgctgggtgtgacccaaataaataaataaataaatgtgcaaataaaataaaactcaaggcAATTCTTAGGATTATCTGATAATCCAGACAACAACCCTGGGGTAAAGCATTCTGCTAGAGATCACACATAAAACTAAGCAATCTGGTGCTTCTTCTACAGTACAATACTGCCCCCTACTGACCAGAAGACATTTCCTAAATCACTGAACTTGTCAGCAGAGAGCAAAACGTAGATGCACAAATATTCCACCTTCTTGTATAGGCTGATGGCTCTATCTTTCCATGCACCTGTATAACACATATTCCTGAATAATCAGTCATCCATGCATCACATTTTAATACTATTCTAAGCACAAACACCCCGCAATGGTATGAGGAAATACATAGAATGAAAATATTACTCAACTTTCCATAGAACAGTGTTAAAGTTTCCTGTGCCTTAAGCTTTATTCCACAGTTTAGCAAGTGATATTATAAAAGAATCTTAAGAAGagtgttcaatttctccatctccactcccaccacctccaccatcaTCATCAGGCATTTTTCTCCATTACTGAAACCATTACCATattctttctgttctgtttttacaCTCTCTGTATCTAGTGAGTGAATCGCTTATACGTTTTCTATGATGCATGCCCTTATAAGGCTCTCTTGACTTGTTTCTTTCATGCAATTTATCTCTCTCTTCTGCCTGTTCTCCTCAATCTATCCTCTACCAAAACATCACCTTCTGGAACACATTTGGCCACCAGCTTATTTCTCATGACACAGAAAAATGAAGTTCAAGTTTCCCTTTCTAGAATTTTAACTATTTCCAGTaagattttaagattttcttaGTATAATTCCTACTGCTCTCTCTACTTATTCTTTCTCCTTAATGTCAAGCTAGATTAATTGTCTTTTCTTGATTGAGTCTCAGCTGTATctccatattttttatttctattatccatataaaatattttcaaatattctaaAGTCTTTTAAATCTgcatcatagttttttttttaaagatttttatttatttatttatttttgctttttgggtcacacctggcgatgcacaggggttactcctggctctgcactcaggaattactcctggcggtgctcaggggaccatatgggatgctgggatttgaacccgggtcggccgcgtgcaaggcaaacgccctacccactgtgctatcgctccagcccctgcatcatAGTTTTTAATATCTAACCAATTACTTTCAAGATCCAGGCAAGAATACTTCTTccagaccagtatgacaataacataGCTGGGAATTATTGTGCGGGACAAGATCTGAGAGATAAAAGcagataaagaaatttttttttttttgctatttgggtcacatctggcgatgcacagaggttacttctggcttttcatttaggaattactcctggcggtgctcaggggcccatatgggatgctgggaatcaaactcgggtcggccgagtgcgaagcaaacaccctacccgctgggctatcgctccagctccaaaagcagataaaggaatattcttgataatctttcagtatcagtattgcaaaccacaatgcccaaaaggagagaaagaagaagaagaaaaagacgaCGACGacaacctggggacactggtgcttcgaaatgtacactggtggaaaga carries:
- the RGS1 gene encoding regulator of G-protein signaling 1, translating into MPRMFFSASQKEMKGTNHSLLEDKTQKRRPKTFGMDMKAYLRSLIPHLESGLKPSTSRDILSADEVVQWSQSLDKLLANQTGQDVFGNFLKSEFSEENIEFWLACEDYKKTESDLLHCKAEKIYKAFVHSDATKQINIDFRTRESTAKKIKAPTLTSFDEAQKLIYTLMEKDSYPRFLKSDIYLNLLNELQANSLK